A window of the Dyadobacter pollutisoli genome harbors these coding sequences:
- a CDS encoding bifunctional metallophosphatase/5'-nucleotidase has translation MKELLSSKIDRRGFLQKSAAGAALLALGTAPFDSFGKDSTVQLTILHTNDVHSRIEPFPMDGSRNQGLGGVARRAALVKKIRAEQKNVLLLDAGDIFQGTPYFNLYGGEVEMTVMSEMGYDAATMGNHDFDNGLAGFAKQLPHANFPFLVSNYNFENTELKGKTQPFKIFKKQGIKIGVFGLGIELFGIVNKKNYGDTVYLDPIAKANEMASLLKNDYHCDLVICLSHLGYKYKEDKVSDQILAKSTRNIDLIIGGHTHTFMKVPEDIVNLDGKITTVNQVGFAGINLGRLDYFFNRDSGKQKMLASVYPVHEYGLV, from the coding sequence ATGAAAGAATTGTTATCGTCAAAGATTGACAGAAGGGGCTTCCTTCAAAAAAGTGCAGCCGGTGCTGCATTGTTAGCATTGGGTACAGCGCCATTCGATTCTTTCGGGAAAGATTCGACCGTGCAGCTTACCATCCTGCATACCAATGATGTACACAGCCGCATTGAACCATTTCCGATGGACGGCTCACGTAACCAGGGGCTCGGCGGTGTTGCGCGGCGGGCTGCATTGGTGAAGAAGATCAGGGCAGAGCAAAAGAATGTGCTTTTACTGGATGCTGGCGACATTTTTCAGGGAACGCCTTACTTCAACCTGTATGGTGGCGAAGTTGAAATGACCGTGATGTCGGAAATGGGTTATGACGCTGCTACAATGGGCAACCACGATTTTGACAATGGCCTGGCCGGTTTTGCGAAGCAGTTGCCCCACGCCAATTTTCCGTTTCTGGTAAGTAACTACAACTTTGAAAATACCGAACTGAAAGGTAAGACGCAGCCTTTCAAAATATTTAAAAAGCAAGGCATCAAAATCGGTGTTTTCGGCTTGGGAATTGAGCTTTTCGGGATAGTGAACAAGAAAAACTATGGTGATACGGTTTACCTGGACCCTATTGCCAAGGCCAATGAAATGGCTTCATTGCTGAAAAACGATTATCATTGCGACCTGGTGATCTGCCTGTCGCATTTGGGATATAAATACAAGGAAGATAAGGTTTCAGACCAGATTCTGGCCAAGTCTACCCGCAATATTGACCTGATCATTGGAGGCCATACCCATACTTTTATGAAAGTGCCGGAAGATATCGTGAACCTGGACGGCAAGATCACGACTGTCAACCAGGTTGGTTTTGCAGGTATTAACCTGGGAAGACTGGATTACTTTTTTAACCGGGATTCGGGCAAACAAAAGATGCTCGCTTCGGTGTATCCGGTGCACGAATACGGCCTCGTTTAA
- a CDS encoding DUF6443 domain-containing protein, producing the protein MHRTFKQTGANPNDVSKVNIQVQYFDGLGRPLQNVAVGQNPSGADLVQPIEYDAFGRQVKHYLPYPAAGNGAFKPAAQAAQVGFYSTNSGGLEPTDLARPYSETGFELSALNRPQAERAPGNKSASANISYGTNIAGEVKRYDYVPNVNILLTVSSQGEYAAGKLYRVQAIDENGKTTIEFTDLQGRLVCRKVAASANEILATYYVYDDYGQLRAVLQPQYQDNDTTADYAFLYEYDNRGRVVVKKIAGADLVNLVYDNFDRQVLSQDAAQLARSVWEFTKYDALNRAILTGEIASASSRAVWQTSINANQVHHEDKAAGGIGYTLGNTLPNIAEANVLVVNYYDDYSFPKPANLGYANTYSVNALNSAKGLQTGSRTRMLAGANQWLTSATYYDAEYRPVQTVRELHDLGAGAIERVSMQYKYDLAPVIAQEKTEQVIATGTNLHLKTYEYDHSDRLLSVKEKVINGSKSREAVTLAQRYNALGQLQQKWFHSEDGTYFRRRTTYTHNIRGWLTQGQTFYKTKENEPDSSFYNFSLSYANGNNYTNGNISQMQWSGKAENSFIKGLTFIYDSANRMLGSTGLNNYKETESGISYDKNGNIKTLIRSGVVLDNLSYAYLGNRLSAVTDGSGSNLGVKNGVSNYGYDGNGNMTSDSNRGAVLTYNYLNLTKTVTIGGKTLTYDYDAAGTKHKYVADTLTAKYAGDFEYDQSNVFKRLAISDGQAVYRKDTIRFDYYLKDHLGNVRVVFDEKGRILQRTDYYPFGLEIDRNAPVQTPSARNNVNRFLYNGKELQVGTGLVDYGARMYMPEIGRWGVVDPMAEFYQSLSPYNYTENDPVTNIDPDGMMSFSVNGSDDEILKRGTRFGSMDKRVIGDCPSCPKDKAYDIYRDSKELFTYDGKTASVYNSKGEMAERAARPSEATTIGLPLWYSLGAFAENAPQVGLNALKVGVTIPLMTLAFVLSPTSVGEGSTVNPPTVNYNIPPKVLPGFPGAKRDTPKAGRARWVTPDGKILEWDKQHGDVEVYDKRGRHQGSADPNTGKMMKDPVPGRKTQN; encoded by the coding sequence ATCCACCGCACCTTCAAACAAACTGGTGCCAATCCAAATGATGTCAGCAAGGTCAACATCCAAGTGCAATACTTCGACGGTCTGGGCAGGCCCTTGCAAAATGTGGCGGTTGGACAAAATCCTTCGGGAGCAGATTTAGTCCAGCCCATTGAATATGATGCCTTTGGACGGCAGGTGAAACACTATCTTCCCTACCCAGCCGCAGGTAACGGTGCTTTTAAACCCGCCGCACAAGCGGCCCAGGTCGGGTTTTACTCCACCAATTCAGGCGGTTTGGAACCCACCGACCTGGCCCGGCCGTATTCCGAAACTGGTTTCGAACTTTCTGCATTGAACCGTCCCCAGGCTGAAAGGGCTCCCGGCAACAAAAGCGCCTCTGCAAACATCAGTTACGGTACCAACATTGCCGGCGAAGTAAAACGCTACGATTATGTGCCCAATGTCAATATCCTGCTCACCGTCAGCAGCCAGGGTGAATACGCGGCAGGAAAGCTGTACCGGGTTCAGGCTATTGATGAAAACGGTAAGACTACCATCGAGTTCACCGACTTACAGGGAAGGCTTGTCTGCCGGAAGGTGGCCGCTTCCGCCAATGAAATACTGGCTACCTATTATGTCTACGATGATTATGGCCAGCTCCGTGCCGTCTTGCAGCCCCAGTACCAGGACAATGACACCACCGCTGACTACGCTTTCCTGTATGAGTATGACAACCGTGGACGCGTGGTAGTGAAGAAAATAGCTGGTGCAGACCTTGTAAATCTGGTCTACGATAATTTTGACAGGCAGGTACTCTCCCAGGATGCCGCCCAACTCGCCCGCAGCGTCTGGGAATTTACCAAATACGATGCATTGAACCGTGCAATACTGACTGGCGAGATCGCTTCTGCATCCAGCCGCGCTGTGTGGCAGACCAGTATCAATGCCAACCAGGTGCACCATGAAGACAAGGCTGCCGGAGGGATTGGTTATACGCTTGGCAATACACTTCCCAATATCGCCGAGGCCAATGTACTGGTAGTCAACTATTATGACGATTACTCTTTCCCAAAACCAGCTAACCTGGGCTATGCCAATACTTACAGCGTTAATGCATTAAACTCCGCCAAGGGCCTGCAAACTGGAAGCCGGACGCGGATGCTGGCAGGTGCCAATCAGTGGCTGACCAGCGCAACCTACTATGATGCTGAGTACCGGCCTGTCCAGACAGTCAGGGAACTTCACGATCTCGGTGCTGGCGCCATTGAGCGGGTTTCAATGCAATACAAATACGACCTCGCGCCTGTCATTGCCCAGGAAAAGACCGAGCAGGTCATTGCTACCGGTACCAATTTACATCTGAAAACTTACGAGTATGATCATTCCGATCGGCTTTTGAGTGTGAAGGAAAAAGTCATTAATGGCAGTAAATCCAGGGAAGCAGTCACCCTTGCCCAGCGTTACAATGCATTGGGGCAATTGCAGCAAAAGTGGTTTCATTCCGAGGACGGTACCTATTTCCGCAGAAGGACCACCTACACCCATAACATCCGTGGCTGGCTGACGCAAGGCCAGACTTTTTACAAAACCAAAGAAAATGAGCCGGACTCTTCATTTTACAACTTTTCACTCAGCTATGCCAACGGGAACAACTATACCAATGGCAACATTAGCCAAATGCAATGGAGTGGGAAAGCTGAAAACAGTTTCATAAAAGGGCTGACTTTCATCTACGACAGCGCCAACCGTATGTTGGGTTCAACAGGTTTGAACAATTACAAAGAAACCGAAAGCGGGATCAGTTATGACAAGAATGGCAATATCAAGACATTGATTCGAAGTGGAGTGGTATTGGATAATTTGAGTTATGCTTACCTCGGCAATCGGCTTTCGGCTGTCACTGATGGCTCAGGGAGCAACTTGGGCGTGAAGAATGGGGTTAGCAATTATGGTTATGACGGCAATGGCAATATGACCAGCGATAGCAACCGGGGAGCAGTGCTGACCTACAATTATTTAAACTTGACGAAAACAGTAACGATTGGTGGTAAAACATTAACTTATGACTACGATGCGGCGGGTACAAAGCATAAATATGTAGCTGATACATTGACTGCTAAATATGCCGGGGATTTTGAGTATGACCAGAGCAATGTGTTCAAGCGGCTGGCCATTAGTGACGGGCAGGCTGTTTACCGGAAGGATACCATTCGTTTTGACTATTATCTGAAAGACCATTTGGGGAATGTAAGAGTGGTTTTTGATGAGAAGGGGCGGATTTTGCAGCGGACGGATTACTATCCTTTTGGGTTGGAGATTGATCGGAATGCTCCTGTGCAGACGCCTTCGGCGAGGAACAATGTGAATAGGTTTCTGTATAATGGGAAGGAATTGCAAGTTGGTACGGGGCTTGTAGATTATGGGGCCAGGATGTATATGCCGGAGATTGGTAGGTGGGGTGTGGTTGATCCGATGGCAGAGTTTTACCAGAGCCTATCCCCTTATAATTACACGGAAAACGACCCGGTCACAAATATTGATCCTGATGGCATGATGTCATTTAGTGTTAATGGCTCAGATGACGAAATTTTAAAACGCGGTACACGGTTTGGGAGTATGGACAAGCGGGTAATAGGTGACTGCCCGAGCTGCCCCAAGGACAAAGCGTATGATATTTACCGGGATTCCAAGGAATTATTTACTTATGATGGGAAAACCGCCAGTGTATACAATAGCAAGGGGGAAATGGCAGAGCGGGCCGCAAGGCCTTCCGAAGCCACCACCATCGGCCTGCCCTTATGGTATAGCTTGGGTGCCTTCGCCGAAAATGCACCACAAGTAGGCTTGAATGCCCTCAAAGTAGGTGTAACAATACCTTTGATGACGCTGGCTTTTGTTTTGTCACCGACATCAGTAGGGGAAGGTTCGACGGTAAATCCGCCAACTGTGAACTACAATATACCACCCAAAGTTTTACCTGGATTCCCAGGAGCAAAAAGAGATACGCCAAAAGCAGGTAGGGCACGGTGGGTAACACCTGATGGTAAAATATTGGAATGGGATAAGCAACATGGAGACGTAGAAGTTTATGACAAAAGGGGCAGACATCAAGGATCAGCTGATCCAAATACTGGTAAAATGATGAAAGATCCCGTCCCAGGCAGAAAAACTCAAAATTAG
- a CDS encoding RagB/SusD family nutrient uptake outer membrane protein, with protein sequence MRYHIKIAALLLLGIVSCKDNLEESPYSSLSKEVVFKDEDGLNQATIGVYHAWTAPDFNDITSRFILTESGHRYATAGLLGSGADPYYRFGHTSTSGAFESVWARFYKIIFRANTVIANAKQAVPGEEEEADPYIAEARFLRGYAYFNLVRFFGGVPLILDEVKSLDDEALIFAPRSTNIQVYDAIIADLTFAEANLPDSRGGAELGRVSAGAAKAMLGKVYLTMAGKPLNMTANYQKAVDRLSELVGPENEEKYDFELLPDFQEIFALSNERNREIVLSFGYFINSSNPNGNILPFNLFPSGLVNGDEQTNYGLTYDFYKLFEKTDTRRDFTLVYRYAFQGSARAGAEPGDSIIYNPAIGNYIVKRTNASFGHDDFKYGIAFGKLAREPRPAGAAVQGYSADLIEMRFSDVLLSLAEALTETGKTAQALPLLNRVRVRAKATPSKATAVADLRAAIRNERRLELSGEFNTVFDIRRWGTLKEEIAAMSSGQIVDNVLVPYSERLEIYPIPQSQIDANPNLQQNDGW encoded by the coding sequence ATGAGATACCATATAAAAATTGCCGCATTGCTTTTGCTGGGAATCGTTTCCTGCAAAGACAACCTGGAAGAATCACCCTATTCTTCATTGAGCAAAGAAGTTGTGTTTAAAGACGAGGACGGTCTCAATCAGGCCACAATCGGGGTTTATCACGCCTGGACGGCGCCGGATTTTAACGACATTACCAGCAGATTTATCCTCACAGAGTCGGGGCACCGGTACGCTACGGCCGGACTGCTGGGTTCCGGCGCCGATCCTTATTACAGGTTCGGGCATACTTCCACCTCCGGTGCATTTGAATCGGTCTGGGCCAGGTTTTACAAGATTATTTTTCGAGCTAATACCGTGATCGCCAATGCAAAGCAGGCGGTACCCGGCGAAGAGGAGGAAGCAGATCCCTATATTGCCGAAGCCAGGTTTTTAAGAGGTTATGCCTATTTCAATCTGGTGAGGTTCTTTGGTGGGGTGCCGCTGATATTGGACGAGGTTAAATCCCTGGACGATGAGGCGCTGATTTTTGCACCCAGATCGACCAATATCCAGGTTTATGATGCGATTATAGCGGATTTGACATTTGCGGAAGCCAATCTTCCCGATTCCCGCGGAGGCGCTGAACTGGGACGTGTTTCGGCAGGGGCTGCTAAGGCTATGTTGGGCAAGGTATACTTGACAATGGCTGGTAAACCGCTCAATATGACCGCTAACTATCAAAAGGCCGTAGATAGGCTGTCAGAGCTGGTAGGGCCTGAAAATGAAGAAAAGTACGATTTTGAGTTGCTGCCTGACTTTCAGGAGATTTTTGCTTTATCCAATGAAAGAAATCGCGAGATCGTACTGTCGTTTGGTTATTTTATTAACTCCTCTAATCCCAACGGGAATATCCTGCCATTCAATCTTTTTCCTTCCGGGCTGGTCAATGGCGATGAGCAAACAAACTACGGGCTGACTTACGATTTTTATAAATTGTTTGAAAAAACAGATACCAGAAGAGATTTTACACTGGTGTACAGGTACGCGTTTCAGGGAAGTGCGAGGGCGGGAGCGGAGCCGGGAGACAGCATCATTTATAATCCGGCCATTGGAAACTACATTGTGAAGCGTACCAATGCTTCTTTTGGCCATGATGACTTTAAATACGGCATCGCCTTCGGCAAATTGGCGCGAGAACCCAGACCGGCGGGCGCCGCAGTACAAGGTTATAGCGCCGACCTGATCGAAATGCGGTTCTCGGACGTCCTTTTGAGTCTGGCAGAAGCATTGACAGAAACCGGTAAAACCGCCCAGGCGCTTCCATTGCTCAATCGGGTACGGGTGCGGGCCAAAGCAACGCCATCCAAGGCAACCGCAGTCGCAGACTTGCGTGCAGCCATTCGCAATGAGCGGCGACTGGAACTTTCCGGAGAGTTTAACACCGTTTTCGACATTCGCAGATGGGGTACATTGAAAGAAGAAATCGCCGCCATGTCCTCCGGCCAGATCGTCGACAATGTGCTGGTTCCGTATTCGGAAAGGCTTGAAATATATCCCATTCCCCAGTCCCAGATTGATGCTAATCCGAATTTGCAGCAGAATGATGGGTGGTAG
- a CDS encoding DUF7660 family protein: MNSNLEVPQNVKWKVFTDILMAARVYEY; this comes from the coding sequence CTGAATAGTAATCTGGAAGTCCCACAAAATGTCAAATGGAAAGTTTTTACTGATATCCTAATGGCTGCCAGGGTGTATGAGTATTAG
- a CDS encoding DUF7683 domain-containing protein, whose protein sequence is MEIKRVIFVYNKANEDLIDEILIDIPIESLKSIFTPYEDDPDLIMSYDITEEQASQLQLFKSVDFNLLNNIYQMECYQE, encoded by the coding sequence ATGGAAATTAAACGAGTAATTTTTGTCTACAACAAGGCAAACGAAGATTTAATCGATGAAATATTAATTGACATACCTATTGAATCTTTAAAATCAATTTTTACCCCTTATGAGGATGACCCTGATTTAATTATGTCGTACGACATAACAGAAGAACAGGCATCCCAGTTACAATTATTTAAAAGCGTAGATTTTAACCTTTTGAATAACATTTATCAAATGGAATGTTATCAAGAATAA
- a CDS encoding DUF7683 domain-containing protein codes for MEKIERIISIFDKKNGGLLSEINIDNIPLPVLKDIFMPPDDDHLMIDPQIIKKKHIKSLIPYLEKSMVFDFKSFVYSVDCFKIDD; via the coding sequence ATGGAAAAAATAGAAAGGATTATAAGCATTTTTGATAAAAAAAATGGTGGGCTATTATCTGAAATAAATATTGACAACATTCCCTTGCCCGTATTGAAAGATATATTTATGCCTCCCGATGATGATCATCTAATGATAGATCCCCAAATCATTAAGAAAAAGCACATTAAATCCTTAATTCCGTACTTAGAAAAAAGTATGGTCTTTGATTTTAAGTCTTTTGTCTATTCTGTTGACTGCTTTAAGATTGATGATTAG
- a CDS encoding 5'-nucleotidase C-terminal domain-containing protein — MTTSRKRWRGTLVLIFSIVLLSFNSCHRHLSVAKSDYKQYSMDTQLTVDSSVVKYYLPYKEKMQAEMNKVIGQTEQELTKPSTPETLMGNFFADAILKEGLKKDPTIQFTLSTKGGLRTTFPKGNITVSNVFELMPFENELVVLKLTGQNVQQVIDFIVKKDGEPVSGIRMKIKDHKAFDVTIGGQPFDVNKTYNLLTYDYLADGGDDLECLRNPIERREINQKVREAILENISDLTSQGKKINAQLDERIVIVKD; from the coding sequence ATGACAACTTCCCGAAAACGCTGGCGAGGGACGCTGGTGCTGATATTCAGCATTGTGCTGCTTTCCTTTAACTCTTGCCACCGCCATTTGTCTGTCGCCAAAAGTGACTATAAACAGTATAGCATGGATACCCAGCTGACTGTGGATTCTTCGGTGGTGAAGTATTACCTGCCTTACAAAGAAAAAATGCAGGCGGAAATGAACAAAGTGATTGGGCAAACCGAGCAGGAATTGACCAAACCGTCGACGCCGGAAACATTGATGGGCAATTTCTTTGCCGATGCCATTTTGAAGGAAGGCTTGAAAAAAGATCCTACCATTCAGTTTACATTGTCGACCAAAGGCGGGTTGCGCACCACTTTTCCAAAAGGTAATATCACGGTTTCCAACGTTTTTGAGCTCATGCCATTTGAAAATGAACTGGTTGTGCTCAAACTCACCGGGCAGAATGTGCAACAGGTGATCGACTTTATCGTGAAAAAAGACGGAGAGCCGGTGTCTGGTATCCGTATGAAAATCAAGGATCACAAAGCCTTTGACGTTACCATCGGAGGTCAGCCTTTTGATGTTAATAAAACTTATAATTTGCTGACCTATGATTATCTCGCCGATGGAGGGGATGATCTGGAATGCCTGAGAAATCCGATTGAAAGAAGGGAAATCAATCAGAAGGTAAGGGAGGCAATTTTGGAAAATATTAGTGATCTGACCAGTCAGGGAAAAAAAATAAACGCTCAACTCGATGAAAGAATTGTTATCGTCAAAGATTGA